Proteins from a single region of Clupea harengus chromosome 5, Ch_v2.0.2, whole genome shotgun sequence:
- the ccdc3b gene encoding coiled-coil domain-containing protein 3, with protein MDAILLLLLATCLGGAWSCQLPHDWRPQTEACRAELAEIIVFAKVLAIHKDSYSLYNYLPWQYDTDLFYSAEIELLCDQAWGSMLEVPAGSRFNVTGLGYFPCYSYSVIENNSYYFFLRMDENYSIIPHGVNFQDPIFSDTPENHRMFASLFQFSNCTGGTQVHMYTPQWEAQEDSRLLCSTVQKALFEEEERVKTLSQKVKVLEKANNHLRDKVKNMKRLLRQAKRETKDQTLLLKQHHEESPHPQQETNQDQKPSLKMIPKKSKS; from the exons ATGGATGCTATCCTGTTGTTGTTACTTGCGACGTGCCTCGGCGGAGCTTGGAGTTGTCAGCTACCCCACGACTGGAGACCTCAAACCGAAGCATGCAGAGCGGAGCTCGCCGAGATCATTGTCTTCGCTAAGGTCCTTGCCATCCACAAGGACTCGTACAGTCTTTACAACTATCTACCATGGCAGTACGACACGGATCTTTTCTACTCTGCTGAAATCGAGTTACTTTGTGATCAGGCGTGGGGAAGCATGCTGGAGGTGCCCGCTGGTTCCAGGTTCAATGTCACTGGACTTGGTTACTTCCCCTGCTACTCGTACAGTGTCATCGAGAACAATTCATATTACTTTTTTCTGAg gATGGATGAGAACTACAGCATCATCCCCCACGGCGTCAACTTCCAGGACCCCATCTTCTCGGACACGCCCGAGAACCACCGCATGTTCGCCAGCCTCTTCCAGTTCTCCAACTGCACCGGCGGCACCCAGGTGCACATGTACACGCCCCAGTGGGAGGCCCAGGAGGACAGCAGG CTCCTCTGCTCCACGGTTCAGAAGGCCCTcttcgaggaggaggagagggtaaaGACGCTCTCTCAGAAGGTGAAGGTCCTGGAGAAGGCCAACAACCACCTGAGGGACAAGGTGAAGAACATGAAGCGCCTCCTGCGGCAGGCCAAACGCGAGACCAAGGACCAGACGCTCCTGCTCAAGCAGCACCACGAGGAGTCTCCACACCCACAGCAGGAGACCAACCAGGACCAGAAGCCCTCCCTCAAGATGATCCCCAAGAAATCGAAGAGCTAA